The following proteins come from a genomic window of Syngnathus acus chromosome 15, fSynAcu1.2, whole genome shotgun sequence:
- the flrt3 gene encoding leucine-rich repeat transmembrane protein FLRT3 has protein sequence MIRQCKAFILSLIRVGLLLGLANPLVTSASCPSACRCDGTFIYCNDRGLTSIPTGLPLDATVLFLQNNRIKSSGIPAELSRLSNVEKIYLYCNNLDEFPTNLPLGLKELHLQENNIRMITHATLAQIPYIEELHLDDNSVSAVSIEEGAFRDSSHLRLLFLSRNHLSTIPSGLPMSIEELRFEDNRISSISEQSLQDLINLKRLILDGNLLNNRGIGEMAFINLINLTELSLVRNSLTSPPANLPGTSLEKLQLQDNHINRVPPGAFAFLRQLYRLDLSGNNLSSLPQGVFEDLDNLTQLLLRNNPWQCTCRMKWVRDWLRSLPTKVNVRGFMCQGPDKVKGMALKDLTTDMFDCTDSEFNPTYETSTVSNTRRPAQPQWPSFVTKRPGVKGPNMGKNYHGTTISSGRKIITISVKSSSADTVHISWRVSQPMTALRLSWLKLGHSPAFGSITETIVQGEKTEYLLTALEPESSYRICMVPMETSNIYLSDETPVCIETETGSHKSYNPTTTLNREQEKEPYKNSSLPLAAIIGGAVALLAIILLALVCWYVHRNGSLFSRNCTYNKGRRRKDDYAEAGTKKDNSILEIRETSFQMIPINQLPVSKEEFVIHTIFPPNGLSLYKSPHNENNINNRSYRDSGIPDSDYSHS, from the coding sequence ATGATACGTCAGTGCAAGGCCTTTATCCTGTCCCTCATCAGGGTTGGACTGCTGCTGGGCCTTGCTAACCCACTGGTTACCTCTGCCTCTTGTCCCTCTGCCTGCCGCTGTGATGGGACCTTCATCTACTGTAATGACCGTGGCCTGACTTCCATTCCTACTGGTTTACCCCTGGATGCAACAGTGCTATTCCTGCAAAACAATCGCATAAAGAGCTCAGGAATTCCTGCAGAGCTCAGCAGGCTCTCGAATGTGGAGAAGATCTACCTATACTGCAACAATTTAGATGAGTTCCCCACTAATCTTCCTCTTGGGCTGAAAGAGCTTCATCTTCAGGAGAACAACATTCGAATGATCACGCACGCAACTTTAGCCCAGATTCCTTATATAGAGGAACTTCACCTGGACGACAACTCTGTGTCTGCGGTCAGCATCGAAGAGGGCGCCTTTAGGGACAGCAGTCACCTTAGATTGCTTTTCCTCTCCAGGAATCACTTAAGTACCATCCCCTCAGGCCTACCCATGAGCATTGAGGAGTTGCGCTTTGAAGACAACCGGATTTCATCAATATCTGAACAGTCGCTGCAAGATCTCATCAACCTGAAGCGACTAATATTGGATGGAAATCTGCTCAATAACCGTGGAATCGGAGAGATGGCTTTCATCAATTTGATTAACCTGACTGAGCTGTCACTAGTGAGGAACTCCCTGACATCACCACCAGCTAACCTGCCaggcacaagtttggagaaaCTGCAGTTACAAGATAATCACATTAATAGGGTCCCACCAGGGGCTTTTGCCTTCCTTAGGCAACTTTACCGCTTGGACCTATCTGGCAACAACCTGAGCAGTCTCCCACAAGGGGTATTTGAAGATCTGGACAATCTCACACAGCTTTTGCTACGCAACAACCCCTGGCAATGCACTTGCAGGATGAAATGGGTGCGTGACTGGCTCCGGTCATTGCCGACAAAAGTAAACGTACGTGGATTCATGTGCCAGGGCCCTGATAAAGTCAAAGGCATGGCCCTAAAAGACTTAACTACAGACATGTTTGACTGCACAGATTCAGAATTTAATCCCACATACGAGACTAGCACAGTCTCCAACACTCGCCGCCCCGCGCAGCCACAGTGGCCCTCATTTGTGACTAAAAGGCCTGGAGTAAAGGGACCAAATATGGGCAAGAATTACCACGGCACCACCATTTCATCAGGCAGAAAGATCATCACAATCAGCGTGAAGTCAAGTAGCGCAGATACAGTTCACATATCCTGGAGGGTGTCGCAACCCATGACTGCCCTTCGACTCAGCTGGCTGAAGCTGGGACACAGCCCTGCGTTTGGCTCCATCACAGAAACAATTGTACAAGGCGAGAAGACGGAGTACCTGCTCACTGCGCTGGAGCCAGAGTCTTCCTACAGGATATGTATGGTTCCCATGGAGACCAGCAATATCTACCTGTCAGACGAAACCCCCGTTTGCATCGAGACGGAGACTGGCTCGCATAAATCGTACAACCCAACCACAACTTTGAACAGAGAGCAAGAGAAAGAGCCTTACAAAAATTCAAGTCTGCCTTTGGCTGCTATCATTGGAGGGGCTGTTGCACTTTTGGCAATAATCCTGTTGGCATTGGTCTGCTGGTACGTCCACCGAAATGGATCACTTTTCTCAAGGAACTGCACCTACAATAAAGGCCGCCGGAGAAAGGATGACTATGCCGAAGCTGGCACAAAGAAGGACAACTCAATTCTGGAAATAAGAGAGActtcttttcaaatgataCCTATAAATCAGCTTCCTGTGTCCAAGGAGGAGTTTGTGATACACACAATTTTTCCACCTAATGGCCTGAGTTTGTACAAGAGCCCACACAACGAGAACAATATCAACAACAGGAGCTACAGAGACAGTGGAATACCAGATTCAGACTATTCCCATTCATGA